Genomic DNA from Mesorhizobium sp. 131-2-1:
CCGTGCCGAGAAGTGGACCCGCGATGGTTCTTAAAGGAGTTGTTGGCATGCGCGTAGAAAACGATCATTGCGACGTGATCGGTGTGCCGGCCGCTCCCACGCAACTTGATCGTCTTTCTTCTGCGATTCTGCGGCAGGGGGGGATGGCGCGAGTGTCGCTGCCAGGCGATGTGGTGACCTGGGCGGCAGCCCGTCACCAGACGCTCAGGCAGATGCTTTCCGACCAGCGTTTCAACAAGGACTGGCGACAGTGGCGGGCGCTGCAGGACGGCGAGATTCCCGAGGATCATCCGCTGATCGGGATATGCAAAGTGGACAACATGACCACGGCGCACGGCGCCGATCACCGGCGCTTGCGCGGCCTGCTGTCCAGCAGCTTCGCGCCCAGTCGTATCGCCTTGCTGGCGCCACGGGTCGAACAATGCGTCGATCGACTCCTGGCCGAGATGGCGCAGCGCGGCGGCAGTGCCGATCTGGTGAGCGAGTTCGCCGCTCCGCTGCCCACCAACGTGATCGCCGAACTGTTCGGTTTGCCGGACGAACAGCGCGAAGAGATCGTCGCGCTCACCTACAGCCTGGCCAACACCTCCGCCACAGCCGAAGAGGTGCGACAGACGCGGCAGCGCATCCCGGAGTTCTTCCGTCGCCTGATCGCGCTCAAGCGGGGCCAGCTCGGCGATGATCTGGCTTCGGCCCTGATCGTCGCGCGTGACAATGGCGAGCTCGTTTCCGACACCGAGCTCATCGACATGCTGTTCATGGTGCTCTCTGCGGGCTTCGTGACCACCGCCGGCGTCATCGGAAATGGCGTGCTGGCATTTCTGACGCATCCGCAGCAACTGCACCTGGTGCGCAGCGGCCAAGTTCCGTGGTCACAGGCGATCGAGGAGATCCTGCGCTGGGGCAGCTCAGCGGCCAATCTGCCGTTCCGCTATGCCACCCAGGACGTGGAGATCGACGGATGCATGGTCCGCCGCGGCGATGCCGTCCTGATGGCGTTCCATGCGGCGAACCGGGACGAAAAGGCCTTCGGTCCCGGCGCCGACAGGTTCGATGTCACCCGGCGGCACAACCCACACCTGTCATTCGGCGAGGGGCCGCATTCCTGCCTGGGCGCTGCGCTGGCGCGCCTGGAATTGCGCTGCGCCTTCCCCGCGCTGTTCGGGCGACTGGAGGATCTGGCACTGACCATCGCCGCGGAGGACGTCATCTATATGCCGTCTTACGTCATTCGCTGCCCACAGCGCCTGCCGGTCAGCTTCCGCCCTTCCGTCACTTAGAGAGAGTGCGGCATTCACCCCGGATTCGGTGATTCTCGGTTCGCCGGGGTGGCTGGTCTCGCAACGAGGGGGCGAGCATGACCGGTTACGCACGATCGTAGCGCAGCCTTCAGCAATCGCAGGGTGAAGCTGCTCGCGCAGCAGGTGGAGGCGATCGCCGCGCAGTTGTTCGAGACGCTGGAGGCCCAGCCCCAGCCCGCCGACCTGAGGCGCCACCTCTCCTTTCCGCTACCGGACGTGGTCATCAGCGCGCTGATGGGCGAATGCGCAAGCACGCTGAGCGAAGCCGAGCGGGGAACAACTACCGGGATTCCCGGCGGACCGTGAAGACCTGGCCCGACTTTACGCCCTTGAGCCCGGCGACCTCGATCTGATGGCGTCGCCGATGGGGACAAGAACCTCGCCGAGCCTACACTGATGAGAGGCCGCATCGTATGCGGCTTTGGGCGAAAGAGACCGGTCAGCACAAGGGCATATTCGCATCATCACATAAACATCTCGTTATATGTATTGACAAGGAGCGAAGCGGCTGTGATTGTGCGCATGTCGTGGTTCTCCGCGCGGCACTGCCGTAAGCGGAGCTAAGAGGGAAGCCGGTGGGATGCCGGCGCTGCCCCCGCAACTGTTAGCGGCGAGCCAAGCCCATTGGTGTCACTGAGGCGAACGGCCTCGGGAAGACGGGCAGAGGCTTTGACCCGCGAGCCAGGAGACCTGCCACGACGAACAACGTCCACGGGCGGGGTGTCTCGGAGGTCGCGGTAGCCCGGCTTCGTGCCGCCTGCTCGCGCGTTCCTTGTCCCCACGCCCCAACCATCGGGGTATGGCATGACTGTCTCTCAACAAATTCCTGTGGCAACGCTCGGCGTGCCGCGTATCGGTCGACGGCGGGAACTGAAATTCGCGCTTGAAAGCTACTGGTCCGGAAAATCTCCCGCTGCCGACCTGCTCGCGACGGCGAAGGCGCTACGCGCCGCCAGCTGGAGGGAGCAGCACGATCACGGCGTGTCGAAAATCCCGTCCAACGATTTCTCGCTTTATGACCATGTGCTCGACACCGTCATCATGGTCGGCGCCGTGCCGGCACGATACGTCTGGACTGACGGCGAGGTCCCACTCGATACCTATTTCGCCATGGCGCGCGGCGACCAAGGTCAGGCCGCTGATTGTGGACATGCCGGTGACGAGCATGCGGCCAACGGGCATGGCCTTGCCGCGATGGAAATGACCAAATGGTTCGACACCAACTATCACTACATTGTGCCGGAACTTACGGACGATCAGAGCTTTGCCCTCTCGTCGGCGAAACCGGTCGATCATTTCCTCGAGGCCAAGGCGCTCGGCATCCACACGCGCCCGGTCCTGCTTGGACCGGTTAGCTTTCTCAAGTTGGCGAAGTCACCTGAGGAAGGTTTCAACCCTATCGCGCTCCTGCCACGGCTGCTGCCCGTCTACGAGGAGCTTCTGCGGAGGCTGAAGCTCGCGGGAGCCGATTGGGTGCAGATCGATGAGCCGGCGCTCGTGCTCGATCTGGTCCCCAACGAACGGGATGCGCTCCAATTCGCCTACTGCCGGCTGTCGAAAGCAGCACCCGAGTTGAAGATCATGGTTGCTACCTATTTCGGATCGCTGGGAGACAATCTCGAGACCGCAATTTCTCTGCCCGTGGCGGGACTGCACGTCGATCTCGTGCGCGCTCCAGAGCAGTTGGACACCGTCGGCCGGCTCGCGCGGAAGGAACTTGTGCTCTCGCTCGGGCTGATCGACGGCCGCAACGTTTGGCGCGCGAACCTGCCTGCCATGCTTGACCGCATCAAACCGATCGTCGCCGGTTGGCCGCTGGACCGCGTGGAGATCGCCCCGTCCTGCTCGATGCTGCATGTGCCGATCGACCTGGACATAGAGACGGCACTCGATGCGGATGTGAAATCGTGGCTCGCCTTCGCGGCGCAAAAAACCGACGAGCTGGTCGTGCTCGCCCGTGCCCTGGCTGAAGGCCGGGACGCGGTCGCCGCCGAACTAGAGGCGTCGGCTGAGGCTGCCGCCGCTCGCGCGACATCCGCTAAGGTGCATGATCCGCTCGTCGAAGGTCGGGTCGCCAGCATCAAGGTCGCCATGACGCGCCGGAAGAGCGCATTCGACGTGCGCTCCAAGCTTCAGGGCGACACGTTTGGCTTGCCATCCTTCCCCACCACGACGATCGGCTCCTTCCCGCAAACAG
This window encodes:
- a CDS encoding cytochrome P450 family protein translates to MRVENDHCDVIGVPAAPTQLDRLSSAILRQGGMARVSLPGDVVTWAAARHQTLRQMLSDQRFNKDWRQWRALQDGEIPEDHPLIGICKVDNMTTAHGADHRRLRGLLSSSFAPSRIALLAPRVEQCVDRLLAEMAQRGGSADLVSEFAAPLPTNVIAELFGLPDEQREEIVALTYSLANTSATAEEVRQTRQRIPEFFRRLIALKRGQLGDDLASALIVARDNGELVSDTELIDMLFMVLSAGFVTTAGVIGNGVLAFLTHPQQLHLVRSGQVPWSQAIEEILRWGSSAANLPFRYATQDVEIDGCMVRRGDAVLMAFHAANRDEKAFGPGADRFDVTRRHNPHLSFGEGPHSCLGAALARLELRCAFPALFGRLEDLALTIAAEDVIYMPSYVIRCPQRLPVSFRPSVT
- the metE gene encoding 5-methyltetrahydropteroyltriglutamate--homocysteine S-methyltransferase produces the protein MATLGVPRIGRRRELKFALESYWSGKSPAADLLATAKALRAASWREQHDHGVSKIPSNDFSLYDHVLDTVIMVGAVPARYVWTDGEVPLDTYFAMARGDQGQAADCGHAGDEHAANGHGLAAMEMTKWFDTNYHYIVPELTDDQSFALSSAKPVDHFLEAKALGIHTRPVLLGPVSFLKLAKSPEEGFNPIALLPRLLPVYEELLRRLKLAGADWVQIDEPALVLDLVPNERDALQFAYCRLSKAAPELKIMVATYFGSLGDNLETAISLPVAGLHVDLVRAPEQLDTVGRLARKELVLSLGLIDGRNVWRANLPAMLDRIKPIVAGWPLDRVEIAPSCSMLHVPIDLDIETALDADVKSWLAFAAQKTDELVVLARALAEGRDAVAAELEASAEAAAARATSAKVHDPLVEGRVASIKVAMTRRKSAFDVRSKLQGDTFGLPSFPTTTIGSFPQTAEVRKARAAHAKGELSYVDYEAFLKKEIEAAVRWQEEIGLDVLVHGEFERNDMVQYFAEQLRGFAFTQHGWVQSYGSRFVRPPIIIGDVSRQNPMTLHWWRYAQSLTPKPVKGMLTGPVTILNWSFVRDDLPRSAVCRQVALAIRDEVSDLEKAGARMIQIDEAALREGLPLREAEWQAYLDWAVECFRLASTAVGDATQIHTHMCYSEFGDIVDAIAAMDADVISIETSRSQMELLDTLRTFKYPNEIGPGVYDIHSPRVPEVGEISNLIMLARERLSDGQLWVNPDCGLKTRRWEEVRPALVNMVAAARAIREKAQTA